A window of the Thunnus albacares chromosome 15, fThuAlb1.1, whole genome shotgun sequence genome harbors these coding sequences:
- the frmd6 gene encoding FERM domain-containing protein 6: protein MNKLNFHNNKTMQDRRCVCVFLPNDDTLNVIVNVKTLCQELLVQVCDLLRLKDCHLFGLSVIQNNEHIYMELDQKLSKYCPKEWKREASKGIDQFGPPMIIHFRAQYYVENGRLISDRAARYYYYWHLRKQVLLSQCIQREEAYFLLAAFALQADLGNFKRNKHFGKYFEPEAYFPPWVIAKRGREYILRHIPNMHKDQFALTASEAHLKYIKECAQLDDVTVHYYRLYKDKKEVEASLTLGLTLRGIQIFQNVGSVRQLLYDFPWTNVGKLVFVGKKFEILPDGLPSARKLIYYTGCPLRSRHLLQLLSNSHRLYMNLQPVLKQVRRLEENEEKKQYRESYISDALELDMEQLDKRSRASGSSAGSVSHHKRLSRHSTTSHGSSHTSGIETDSFRAPGQAPHRPLRTCSSSTTSHGSSHTSGIESSSKERILDDDEIEMLVDDPKDYEELHEMALDQELCIHITEDMLTMSPDQTNGYSGLIVKDVSSSTSSSSETVVKMRGQSIESLPQTSACRKPQSSTDRHSQSLDDVRLYQKDCLQWAELCQDTAHSYTFGCAQEHSDGCGYQGLADQCTGMRGEQHPFPIKRTNKYFSLDLTSDEVPEFVV from the exons ATGAACAAACTGAACttccacaacaacaaaaccatGCAGGACCGCcgctgtgtctgtgtttttctgcccAATGATGACACACTCAATGTCATAGTCAAT GTGAAGACCCTGTGCCAGGAACTGTTGGTCCAGGTGTGTGACCTCCTGAGGTTGAAGGACTGTCACCTGTTTGGACTCAGCGTTATTCAGA ATAATGAACACATCTATATGGAGCTGGATCAGAAACTATCCAAGTACTGCCCTAAAGAATGGAAGAGAGAAGCCAGCAAG GGCATCGATCAGTTCGGGCCTCCGATGATCATTCACTTCAGAGCTCAGTATTACGTTGAGAACGGGAGATTGATCAG TGACCGGGCAGccaggtactactactactggcACTTGAGGAAACAGGTGCTGCTCTCTCAGTGTATCCAAAGGGAGGAGGCCTACTTCCTCCTGGCAGCCTTCGCCCTGCAGGCTGACCTCGGCAACTTCAAACGTAACAAGCACTTTGGGAAGTACTTTGAACCTGAAGCCTACTTCCCCCCATGG GTGATAGCCAAGCGTGGCCGTGAGTACATCCTGAGGCATATCCCAAACATGCACAAAGACCAGTTCGCCCTCACGGCTTCAGAGGCGCACCTCAAGTACATTAAGGAGTGTGCTCAgcttgatgatgtcactgtccACTACTACAGACTTTACAAG GACAAGAAGGAAGTAGAGGCATCTCTTACATTGGGGCTGACTTTACGTGGTATCCAAATATTCCAG AACGTCGGGTCTGTAAGGCAACTGTTGTACGACTTCCCCTGGACCAACGTGGGAAAACTGGTGTTTGTG GGGAAGAAGTTTGAAATCCTTCCTGACGGACTCCCCTCGGCCCGTAAACTCATCTACTACACAGGTTGTCCTTTGCGCTCTCGCCaccttctgcagctgctcagtAACAGCCACCGGCTCTACATGAACCTGCAGCCTGTTCTCAAACAAGTCCGTCGgttggaggaaaatgaag AGAAGAAGCAATACCGGGAGTCGTACATCAGCGATGCTCTTGAACTGGACATGGAGCAGCTGGACAAGCGTTCCCGAGCCAGCGGCAGCAGCGCAGGGAGCGTTTCTCATCACAAACGTCTGTCCCGCCACTCCACGACCAGCCACGGCAGCTCACACACTTCCGGCATCGAGACAGACAGCTTCAGAGCCCCGGGCCAGGCCCCCCACAGGCCCCTACGAACCTGCAGCTCATCCACAACCAGCCACGGGAGCTCACACACCTCCGGCATCGAGAGCAGTAGCAAGGAGCGCATACTAGATGATGACG AGATTGAGATGCTGGTGGACGACCCTAAAGACTACGAGGAGCTCCACGAGATGGCTCTGGACCAGGAGCTGTGTATCCACATCACCGAGGACATGCTGACGATGTCCCCCGATCAGACCAACGGATACTCCG GGCTCATAGTGAAAGATGtcagctcctccacctccagctcCTCTGAGACCGTCGTCAAGATGAGAGGACAAAGCATCGAGTCTCTGCCACAG ACGTCTGCATGCAGGAAACCTCAGTCTTCAACCGACCGACACAGCCAGTCGCTCGATGACGTCCGGCTCTACCAGAAGGACTGCCTGCAGTGGGCGGAGCTCTGCCAGGACACCGCCCACAGCTACACGTTCGGCTGCGCCCAGGAGCACAGCGACGGCTGCGGCTACCAGGGCCTGGCCGATCAGTGCACCGGCATGCGTGGCGAGCAGCACCCGTTCCCCATCAAAAGAACCAACAAATACTTCTCCCTGGACCTGACCAGCGACGAGGTCCCTGAGTTTGTGGTGTGA